The window GCTGAAGAAGACCTTCAAGAACCTTATCTCGAGTAAAGTGACAATCCACTTCTATGTGTTTAGTTCTTTCATGAAAGACTGGATTTTTTGCAATGTGTATGGCTGACATGTTGTCACAATGTAGAAGAACAGGTTCTAAATTGTATACACCAAGGTCTTGAAGAAGCTGGATCAACCAAGTGATTTCTGATGCAGCTGAAGCCATGGCTCTGTATTCTGCTTCAGAGGAGCTTCTTGAGACTGTGGCTTGTTTTTTAGACTTCCAAGATATAGGTGAATGTCCAAGTAACATCACATATCCAGTAACAGACCTTCGAGAATTTGGACAAGCTGCCCAGTCACTATCTGAGAATGCCTGAAGGGTAAGTTGTGCTGAACCATGTAATAAAATGCCTTGTCCTGTGGTTCCATGGACGTATCTCAATACATGATGCAGAGCATCAACATGTGGCTGCCTTGGGGTATGCATGAATTGACTCAATGTTTGGACAGAGAAAGACAAATCTGGTCTTGTATGAGTCAAAAAATTGAGCTTTCTAATCAAGGATCTATAATGGTCTGGATGAGCATACAAGTCACCTGAATTATCCAGGAGTTTGGTGTTTAAGGATAAGGGAGCAGGAGCAGATTTGGAAAGATCAAAACCACAATTGTCAAGGAGAGATTTTGTGAACTTTTTTTGAGTGAGAATGATCCCAGCTTGTGAGTAAGATACCTCGATACCAAGGAAATAATGTAAGATGCCCAAATCTTTAATGCTGAAGATTGTGTCAAGATGAGCTTTTAGGGTTTGTATATCATTGTGATTTGTACCAGTTACCaggatatcatcaacataaacagcAACAATGGTGATGTCTGAACCCCTTTTTTTGATGAAGAGAGAATAATCGTGTCTGGATTGTACAAATCCTTGATGTAACAGTACAGTATgcagcttaaaaaaccattgtCTGCTTGCTTGCTTCAACCTATATAAGGATTTGTTGAGTTTGCAGAACTTATTCCCAGGATTTTCAATTCCTTTGGGCATTCTCATGTATACTTCTTCATTAAGATCACCATGAAGGAAAGCATTGTTAACATCTAATTGAAATATATCCCACCCTTTGCTTGCTGCAATTGCAATTAAGGCTCTTATGGTTGTCATTTTGATAACAGGAGAGAAAGTTTCCTCATAATCTACCCCAAATTTCTGTGTATATCCTTGAGCAACTAGTCTTGCTTTGCATCGTTCTAAAGTGCCATCTGGTTTGAGCTTTACCTTGTATACCCATTTGCAGCCTATAGCCTTTTTTCCAGGAGGCAAATCAACAATGTCCCAGGTGTTGTTCTTTATTAGAGCATGTATTTCCTTGTTCATAGCTTCAACCCATTCTGACTGTGCTGATGCTTCTTTATAACTTGTAGGTTCTGCAATATTACAAACATTTGACACTAAAGCAAGATGAGTTAGTGGAAGATCAGAAAAAGATACAAGATTACACCAATGTTTGATGGAAGGACATTTATATTCACTGAGATAAGAGGGTGGTTTGGTGGGTTTGGAAGACTGTCTGAGAGGAGGATTAGGTATAGGTGTTATTTCTGAAATATCAACAAGGTTTGTATGTGAGGGAGAGGGGTTAGAGGTGAATATATCTGGAATATCACCTGGTGAAATAGATGTAAAGGGTGTATGTGTGGGAAGATATATGGTAGAAGGGAAATCAGTGGAAGGTGATGGAATAGAAGAGGATACTGGGCATGGATAGTGAAAAGGGAAATGATGTTCATGGAactgaacatctcttgaaactgAAATTTTGTGGGTGGTTAAATTTAGAATTTTGTACCCCTTTTGTGTAGGTGAGTATCCAATGAAAACTGATGGTGAAGCTCTTGGGTTGAATTTAGTTCTGTGAGTggtggaagaagaaacaaaacaaaggcATCCAAATGTTTTTAGATGATCATAGGAGGGTTTATGTTCATATAATTTTTCAAAGGGTGTGATGAAATTGAGGCTTTTGAGGGGCATTCTGTTTATGAGATAAGTTGCACACAGTATACATTCACCCCAGTATTTAATTGGAAGCTTGGATTGAAAAAGTAAGGCTCTTGCTGTTTCCAAGAGGTGTTTATGCTTTCTTTCAACGACACCATTTTGCTGAGGTGTGTTACTGCAACTGGTTTGGTGTAAAATACCTTGATTGAGATAAAGTTGTTTGATTGATCCTTCAGTTAATTCCAGAGCATTATCAGACCTTATACATTCAACCTTTGCATCAAactgagtatttaaaaacttcaaGAATTGAGCAATGACATTAGTAACATCAGTTCTTGATTTTAAAAGAAACACCCAAGTGGATCTAGTAAAGTCATCAACTATAGTAAGAAAAGAATTACATCCATTATAGGTGCAGTGTTTGTAAGGACCCCAAACATCTAAATGTAACATTTGAAATTTTCTAACAGTTTTTATGCTACTTATAGGAAATGAAGATCTAGTTTGTCTAGCTGCTGGACATATAGTACATATGGAGTCACATTTATTAGGATTCAAGTGTATGTCAGGATGAACAAGCTTTAAGTGATCAAAAGGAACATGTCCTAATCTTAGATGCCACAATTTAGCAGATTCTATAACAGAGATGCAAGCAGTTGATTGTATGAAAGAACCAGCCTGAACATTGTAGAGACCAGCTTTTACTTTACCAAGAACTTGTGGCACATTCATTGAAGGGCCCTGTATAAAGCATTTATCAGCAGTGAATGCTATTGTACACTTCTTGTCAACACATAATTTGTTTACAGAAATTAAGTTGTAATGAAAGTCAGGTACATGTAGGACATTATATAAAGTGATGTGTTCATTCAATATGACTGTGCCAGTGTTATGAACTAAGACATGTCTACCATCAGGGATAGTAATATTAGTTCTAGTATGCAAGATTGAATTATGTGTAGAGAAAAGCCTCAAGTCAGAACACATGTGATCAGATGCTCCACTGTCCAGAATCCAAGTATTGTTTGTACAGGTTAAAAAACAATAAGGTATACCTGCCATGAGAGCCTGAACATCATTGTCATTTTGAATACCAGTTTTTGTATCAGCTTCAGTATCATTTTGAGGTTTATTCAGAAGGTTAAGAAGGTAAGTTCTGAGTTGTTGTTCTTGATCAGTTTTGGAGGAGTCTGTTGTAGTCTGATGTTTTTGATGAGACTGGTTTTCATCTGTACATGTTGCTgcaaatttttttcctttgtcCTTGTAAGCAATGTACCCTGGTGGATATCCATGAAGCTCAAAACACCTTTCTGTGCTATGACCAGGTATCTTACAGTGATCACAAAAATAGCTACTAGGTGGTCTTTTGTTACCATTGCCTTGCATAAACCTTCCTCCTCTAGTTTTGTTCTGTAGGAAGTTTCTTGAGTATCCAAGATTTTGTGAATATGGTTTGTAATCATTGTATTTTCCTTTGTTGCCTGCCAAGGCAACAGTCTCAACAGCTGAAGTGTTGTTTGCAGTTGTGGTGCTTTGTGTCTCTCTTCCTGCATTAGTAACCTATAAGCTTGTGTAAGATTTGGCAGGGGATTCATCATCAAAATATTTCCTCTCACGGATCCAaattcatcattcaatttcatgAGAAATTGCATAAACCTGAGATCTTGCTGTTGCTTGAAGATCTTTTGAGTTAAATTACAGGTACATTGATTACATGTGCATACAGGTAAAGGACATGCTTCACTGATTTTATCCAATATTCCTTTGATTTCAGTAAAAAATTCAGCAACATTTTTGGAGCCTTGCATAATCTCAGAAACTTGTTGTTGGAGGGAATAGAGTTGCGGAGCAGATACATAGCCATATCTTTCTTCAAGATCGTCCCAAATGTCCTTGGCTGTTTGCAGATATAGCACACTTTTGGCAATAGTTGGATCAAGATTGAACAAGATCCAGGATATCATTAGATCATTGCATCTTTTCCATGCTGAATACAATTTATCATCTGTTGTTGGTTCAGGTATACTACCATCAATGAAACCTAACTTGTTTTTGGATGAAATTGAGATTAACATACACCTCTTCCAATCTCCAAAACCTTCCCCATTGAATTTGATGGAAACTAATTGACATGCTGTGCTGTCTGTAGGATGTAAGTAGTATGGACTGGTGAAATCTTGACTTTGAGGAAAATTTTGTGATGAATGTTCAGCCATAAGCAGAGGATTAGAAGACATATTTGAGAAGAATGTAAGAAAGATGAAAAACAGGAAAAGAAttgatcaaaagaaaaaaaaaaaaaaaaaaaaaaaaaaaaaacttataacgAATTTGAACTGGATTAGATGAATAAGGATGAAATCAGTAATCAGAAATGAAGAGAAAGAATCAagaatgaagaacaagaaaACAGATCATGAACAAGAAATTTCAACAATTCAACTTACAACAATCTGTATTTCAAGGAAAGGAATCGAATTCAATCAGCCATCGTTTCTTGAAATTGGCGTGAAAAATGGAGGTTAGCGTttcggaaaaaaaaataaaataaaaaaaaatgcagaAAACTAATGGAAGTTCTTGGAATGAAAATATAATACAGTGACAAATACACTTGTCAACATAAAAGTGTTCTTTGATGCACATGCAGGTAACAGCAATTTCGTTGAAGTTTCCAAGAAATTATACTCCATAGTGGCATGCACACATCCTGAATTTTGTGAGGCGGAAGCAAGGAATGGATCGGGGTTTAGTCTGATACCATGATGAAATcagcaaaaacaaaacaaggaaAAACATAGAAGATcagaaagaaggaggagaagaagGAAGATGGGAGAAGAATGTTTTCTGGAATTATCCAAAAATGttattcaaaaaaagaaaaaatagcctatatatatacatgaggTCATTTACTAAAATAAGAGGGTTAATGCCTTGTGCTATATATAGTCAATTacagagaaaaaaataaaaccgtAGCGGATGACAAGTCATCAGCTCCAACACCTAGAATGATAGAAGGCCTATTGATTCTAGTTATTTTAAAGTCCATTCACTAATTCCTCAAATCCTTCTACATTGAcccaaattaatttatattcttaatatttacattaaattcccaattctcaaaaaaaattaattcctcAAATTACAAATACCATGAAAGCATATGCAAGGTTTGCAGCAGTATTTGTAGGGATGCACTACATTATGCAAACGACAGAGAGAAGGAGCGTAGAGatactttttcttaattacttGAATTGGTACTGATAAAAGTACAAAAGTTTTAACGATATATACAAAGTGTTTTAGGTATTGTAATAAAACTAATTATCttacaacaaagaaagaaaatacaataatacaacaaaagggaaaataacaaaataacaaCCTTGGGCAATACACTAACCACTTGGGTAATGCGCAATGGTTCATATCTTTATCAAACCTACTTTAATCATTTTTGGTCCATATTCTATCGATACTATGTTTATCATAAAacttatgtgcaaaagtgaaaATGTTATTGTTTAAATACTGATTATAATATGTGTGCATTATAAATTTTAGATAATCATCCTATTTTATGTATTTCTCTGAAAGAAATTACAATTGGCATCTTCATCCATCAAAATTTCAAGCACATTAAAACCTTCAGAATTTGAGAATCAAGCTGGGAACAATGAGCAAgagggcaagaacaccaaaagataATCTAAGAgtacatcagtagtctaaaatatGGATATGGCGCCTTAAACTATCCTTATCTctagtcaggccctcagagaggtttaactcatgcaagtcaacttttatttgctcatcccaagttctcctaagtcttcctcgactcctcttaacctctactataatgctttctactgtcctcacaggggcgtcgaaagttTTCTCTACACAtatccaaaccacctcaatctattttcgcgcgtttttccagaaataggggCAACCCTTAGTTTGTCCCTAatctcttggttcctaattcgatccattaatgtgtgcccacacatccacctcagcatacacatttttgtaacttccattttatgttcaaaaatcttctttacaggccaacattcagTCTCATATAGTTGAGCACGTCTGATTGCCGCCCaatagaattttccttttaaactTGCTTgagaatttcctatcacatagcattGCAGTGGCtactcgccacttgagccaacccgcatgtatacgatgatttacatctccgtcaatctccccatccctttgaatgattgatcccaaatacttgtacctGGATGTACTTTTAACAAtagcttcatcaatggacacctctggttcacctaccggAGATTTCCTactaaagtcacagcgcaaatactcggtTTTCGTAtgactaatgcgcaaccctttaccttctaaagcttccttCCACatatccaatttattactaacctcctctctagtttctgctaccagcactatgtcaTTAGCGAATAGCATGtaccacggtaccgtctcccaaatagatttagaaatctcttccataatgacagtaaaaatgaaagggcttagagccaatccctgatgtagtccaactttaaccGTAAAACGTTCTTTTATCCCCACtggtgtttgaatgttagtcgaaactctgtcGTACATATCCTttatagcctcaatgtacactgaagaaatacctctagccttgaggctatcccagatgacacgtcgtggtatgctatcatataCGCtctctccaagtcaatgaacaccatatgcagatcCTTCTTTCGCcccctatatttctccatcagtcttCTCAAAATatgaattgcctcaatggttaaccttcctggcataaaatcgaattggtTTTCTCTAATCACCGTTTCTTGTCTAATTCTCcactctatcactctttcctacaatttcattgtgtggcttaaaagtttgatacctctatagttcccGCGTACTTTCGCATcgcttttgttttaaacagaggtattagtgtgctattcctccattcttctgacatcttatgtgtcctcaaaataatattaaagaggttagtcagccaacgaatgccctgttctcctaaacccctccacacctcaatcggaATGTTATCTGGCCCGATTGTCtttgttctccccatctttttgagaaCTTTTCCTACTTCTTCTGTGGTAATATCACTCGTTGACCTATATTCTAGTGGTCTTTGGACGTTAGAAATTTGATTATCCGCCTCTTGTGGCCCCCTAGACTCATTGAGTAGCTGAGAGAAATATTGGAGCCATCTGGTTTTGACGTCCTCTTGTCTCAGGAGAACTCGTCCtccctcatccttgatgtatttcacCGCCTCTAAGTCTTGCCGCTGCCTGGACATGTATTTATGAATTTCGCTATTCATGGACATGAAATCAATTATTATATCTTTTATGAAGAGTATTCCATCCTGTATTCAATTTAACATTGGCAACATCACCTCACAATTAAAGTaattataaactttaaatattTCTAAGACATCCAAGATGATCAAGGATGGAGATTCGTGTTGATTTGAGATAAAGCCCGAAAGAAGTAGTACTTAGGGATTGTGGGTcatactatttattattttcattttattatttgtttttaaaatgcttTGCTATATATGTTGTTTATTTGTTGtgtattcatttttaaataaaccatTATAGAATATACATTAATAATATTGAGTTATGCTGTAACACctcgtaatttatcgggtttaaaaagaaaatataataagataaaataataaataagattattaaattatctattttacatatataattataatataaagtaaattaaattttaacggtaacgagttttatcacgTACGATGtcatcgcgtgacgtttcttttctgttttaacaatatcataataattacttaattaattgtgtattatggcacaattatgaCTATTatcttaagtgcctattaatccttaaactcctttgattttcctcaccatttcaaaacttcaagtaaacaaaaaaatttagaaattttctccctttttgctCCTTGAATTCGGCAcattcaaaaggaaaaaaaaattcttgttgttcaatcc of the Amaranthus tricolor cultivar Red isolate AtriRed21 chromosome 6, ASM2621246v1, whole genome shotgun sequence genome contains:
- the LOC130815598 gene encoding uncharacterized mitochondrial protein AtMg00810-like; its protein translation is MTTIRALIAIAASKGWDIFQLDVNNAFLHGDLNEEVYMRMPKGIENPGNKFCKLNKSLYRLKQASRQWFFKLHTVLLHQGFVQSRHDYSLFIKKRGSDITIVAVYVDDILVTGTNHNDIQTLKAHLDTIFSIKDLGILHYFLGIEVSYSQAGIILTQKKFTKSLLDNCGFDLSKSAPAPLSLNTKLLDNSGDLYAHPDHYRSLIRKLNFLTHTRPDLSFSVQTLSQFMHTPRQPHVDALHHVLRYVHGTTGQGILLHGSAQLTLQAFSDSDWAACPNSRRSVTGYVMLLGHSPISWKSKKQATVSRSSSEAEYRAMASAASEITWLIQLLQDLGVYNLEPVLLHCDNMSAIHIAKNPVFHERTKHIEVDCHFTRDKVLEGLLQLTYLPTQNQLADVFTKALPSPQFCKLLTKLGVVNTTPA